A genomic segment from Sorangium aterium encodes:
- a CDS encoding heparinase II/III family protein — MLRSMGGKVLVPWLLLLGLGGCPKPPPCAPVQIQERKHPFIAFDRHDIPALRQRVTQDPYKTWMDDVRRGPPGQGHPCAAPSTNTDVKEYQLSNCALYGALSWVIEQRSDALKTARDTLLKAGDTSTGWNQTPGAWYWGGSLLNYAYAYDLVQPALSADDDAAIRDKLEDALGKTMGVYGEFNTTYVTNFRYRVGSGAATLSYALGEHDHACTVERDLFGDEPLDSLVALRSYGPYMQACLTKDGTYVEGPSYQDDVFSVMLPYLQAMKRLSGGARDGRDYINAVNTPAVWGDDTRIARMLRYGGALSMPDGNAATLETGWREPLQLSSIAASALSDKEGRRDAKGFYGWLSAKGKAVVNNPVYSILYTDPDIARAGAGAQEPKEPAYTSIVTSDMTSLRSGWSADAVHLLMTTEHEYRPSSHSQPDQTSFLLHAKGQYLLIDPGDGRNYDPAGSSHTSLFYWVNFSPESHNLVTIDSFKGIRDTYQTPAWRQLGIFSDLTRPVDDPAILQASFLTGELDSSTVTIDDYVNVPDVSTRRTATLARRSYVVVFDHMISAAIGSAQPMLHYYDTHLHYSGWLGCRPGAPAICTDYATSRPTSSSTQVDCGDVCGEVRMASDLAAAGAATGLAPSEPMPPGAGGGAPSAPTAGRLVWATRTDDGKRDLELDVVYVPRPDAFSVNRSGFTNFFPNMTFRHPFSVARYIASSTQWLTVLYPRDLTAGEPKPAIEALKVSGGSGSAALVSMAEQDTQDLALVSDGAQPVEVGDAFRVPAVPAAKLQGRSALLLLRHRALERAQIDAGTSLSLGGRALLLAASPVSASLWPEGPGLAAELVLSSAAQVGLAVSQKDTQLTLDGKPAPTRYDAASGTASTSVPQGRHRLTAR, encoded by the coding sequence ATGCTCCGTTCAATGGGGGGAAAGGTCCTCGTGCCGTGGCTCCTGCTGCTGGGCCTCGGAGGTTGTCCCAAGCCGCCCCCGTGCGCCCCCGTCCAGATCCAGGAGCGGAAGCACCCGTTCATCGCCTTCGATCGCCACGACATCCCCGCCCTGAGGCAGCGGGTCACCCAGGACCCTTACAAGACCTGGATGGACGATGTCCGCCGGGGCCCGCCGGGGCAGGGCCACCCGTGCGCGGCCCCCTCCACGAATACGGACGTAAAAGAATACCAGCTCTCCAACTGCGCGCTGTACGGGGCCCTCTCCTGGGTGATCGAGCAGCGCAGCGACGCGCTGAAGACGGCGCGCGATACGCTGCTGAAGGCGGGCGACACCAGCACCGGCTGGAACCAGACGCCTGGCGCCTGGTACTGGGGCGGAAGCCTGCTCAACTATGCCTACGCCTACGACCTCGTGCAGCCGGCGCTGAGCGCGGACGACGACGCGGCCATCCGCGACAAGCTGGAGGACGCGCTCGGAAAGACGATGGGGGTGTACGGCGAGTTCAACACGACGTACGTCACCAACTTCCGCTATCGCGTGGGCAGCGGCGCGGCCACGCTGAGCTACGCCCTCGGCGAGCACGACCACGCCTGCACCGTCGAGCGCGATCTCTTCGGCGACGAGCCGCTGGACTCGCTCGTCGCCCTCCGCTCCTACGGCCCCTACATGCAAGCCTGCCTGACCAAGGACGGCACCTACGTCGAGGGCCCGAGCTACCAGGACGACGTGTTCTCGGTGATGCTGCCCTACCTCCAGGCCATGAAGAGGCTCTCCGGCGGGGCTCGCGACGGCCGTGATTACATCAACGCGGTGAACACCCCCGCGGTCTGGGGCGATGACACCCGCATCGCCCGCATGCTCCGCTACGGGGGCGCCCTCTCCATGCCGGACGGCAACGCGGCCACCCTCGAGACCGGCTGGCGCGAGCCCCTGCAGCTGAGCAGCATCGCCGCCAGCGCGCTCAGCGACAAAGAGGGGCGCCGCGACGCGAAGGGCTTCTATGGCTGGCTCAGCGCGAAGGGCAAGGCCGTCGTCAACAACCCGGTCTATAGCATCCTCTATACCGATCCCGACATCGCCAGGGCCGGCGCCGGGGCGCAGGAGCCCAAGGAGCCCGCGTACACCTCGATCGTTACCTCGGACATGACCTCGCTGCGCTCCGGCTGGAGCGCGGACGCGGTTCACCTGCTGATGACGACCGAGCACGAGTACCGCCCGTCCTCGCACAGCCAGCCCGATCAGACGAGCTTCCTCCTGCACGCGAAGGGGCAATACCTGCTCATCGATCCGGGCGACGGCCGCAACTACGACCCCGCGGGCAGCTCCCACACCTCGCTGTTCTACTGGGTCAACTTCAGCCCGGAGTCGCACAACCTGGTCACCATCGACAGCTTCAAGGGGATCCGGGATACGTACCAGACGCCCGCGTGGCGCCAGCTCGGCATCTTCAGCGACCTGACCCGGCCCGTGGACGATCCGGCGATCCTGCAGGCCTCCTTCCTGACCGGGGAGCTCGACTCCTCGACGGTCACGATCGACGATTACGTCAACGTGCCCGACGTGTCCACGCGGCGGACGGCGACGCTCGCGCGGAGGAGCTACGTGGTCGTCTTCGACCACATGATCTCCGCGGCCATCGGCTCGGCCCAACCGATGCTCCACTATTACGACACCCACCTTCATTACAGCGGTTGGCTGGGCTGCCGGCCGGGCGCGCCCGCCATCTGCACCGACTACGCCACCTCCAGGCCCACCTCGTCCAGCACACAGGTGGACTGCGGCGACGTCTGCGGCGAGGTCCGGATGGCCAGCGACCTGGCAGCGGCGGGGGCAGCGACGGGGCTCGCCCCGAGCGAGCCGATGCCTCCGGGCGCTGGCGGCGGCGCTCCGTCCGCTCCCACGGCGGGCCGGCTGGTGTGGGCGACGCGGACCGACGACGGCAAGCGCGATCTCGAGCTCGACGTTGTCTACGTCCCACGACCCGACGCCTTCTCGGTGAATCGAAGCGGCTTCACCAACTTCTTCCCGAACATGACCTTCCGGCACCCGTTCTCGGTGGCGCGCTACATCGCCTCCAGCACGCAATGGCTGACCGTGCTCTACCCGCGCGACCTCACCGCGGGCGAGCCGAAGCCGGCGATCGAGGCGCTCAAGGTGAGCGGCGGGAGCGGCTCGGCCGCGCTCGTCTCCATGGCGGAGCAGGACACGCAGGATCTCGCGCTGGTCTCCGACGGCGCGCAGCCGGTGGAGGTGGGCGACGCTTTTCGCGTGCCCGCCGTGCCCGCCGCGAAGCTGCAGGGCCGCAGCGCGCTGCTGCTCCTGCGCCACAGGGCGCTCGAGCGCGCCCAGATCGACGCCGGCACCTCGCTGAGCCTCGGCGGCCGCGCCCTGCTGCTCGCCGCCTCGCCCGTGTCCGCGTCGCTCTGGCCCGAGGGCCCCGGCCTCGCCGCGGAGCTGGTGCTCTCCAGCGCGGCGCAGGTCGGCCTCGCCGTTTCGCAGAAGGACACGCAGCTCACCCTCGACGGCAAGCCCGCGCCGACGCGCTACGACGCGGCCAGCGGCACGGCCTCGACGAGCGTGCCCCAGGGCCGCCACCGCCTCACGGCGCGCTGA
- a CDS encoding protein kinase domain-containing protein: protein MLNRTIARKYALRREIGRGGMGVIWEAFDQVLRRPVALKVMTPEHVSSDPARRRFEREATAIARLRNEHIIQIHDYGIDEDCPYIVMELLEGEDLEARLTRERQLSPSATLALLRQIAIGLQVASSAGIIHRDLKPANVFLARKEPGECVKLLDFGVVWTVFESDEDQQGSFGRVVGTPSYISPEQVRAVVPDHLSDLWSLGVITYRALTGRLPFAASGIGELLISICTDPFPPPSSLVPGLLPGFDRFFEHALAKDPAQRFQSAADFVAAFAAVIEASGGPAKILIADDEPDVALMMKLLFRQKIRDRVYEFIFADNGENALDELRRHPDIDVVVTDINMPVMDGLTFLGRVPEVSPFARTVMMSAYGDMGNIRSAMNQGAFDFLLKPIQRGDLEATIDKTIKHVAELRRNARSDEENKILRQFTSAALIERIREMGPAIALASEAVMATVAFIDIFQFTPVTRERLPGEAMRLLRANFEVIVPELVAKGGVVDKFLGDAVMTVFQGPDHLSRALSACVAVRAQMAAVARRAGEGSPYTQGICIGLSTGQVLSGSVGSQAYGRLDYTVLGEVVNAAAHLARASRPGEILVEATVREAAQQLFDFEDVGARSLLPGAPPVSVFNLVKRAPADFVAGCEPTIGVHSTTTMR, encoded by the coding sequence ATGCTGAATCGCACGATCGCGCGGAAGTACGCGCTGAGACGAGAGATCGGACGCGGCGGGATGGGCGTCATCTGGGAGGCGTTCGATCAGGTGCTCCGGCGTCCCGTGGCGCTCAAGGTGATGACGCCCGAGCATGTCAGCTCCGACCCGGCGCGACGCCGGTTCGAGCGAGAAGCGACGGCGATCGCGCGGCTCCGCAACGAGCACATCATCCAGATACACGATTACGGTATCGACGAAGATTGCCCTTACATCGTCATGGAGCTGCTCGAAGGGGAGGACCTCGAGGCCAGGCTCACCCGGGAGCGGCAGCTCTCGCCGTCGGCGACGCTCGCCCTGCTCCGGCAGATCGCCATTGGCCTGCAGGTGGCGAGCTCCGCGGGGATCATCCACCGCGATCTCAAGCCGGCGAATGTCTTCCTAGCGCGGAAGGAGCCAGGAGAATGCGTGAAGCTCCTCGATTTCGGCGTGGTGTGGACGGTCTTCGAGTCGGACGAGGATCAGCAGGGATCGTTCGGCAGGGTCGTTGGTACGCCGTCATACATAAGCCCCGAGCAGGTGCGCGCCGTCGTGCCGGATCACCTGAGCGATCTCTGGTCGCTCGGCGTCATCACCTACAGGGCCCTCACGGGCCGGCTCCCGTTCGCGGCGAGCGGGATCGGGGAGCTGCTCATCAGCATCTGCACCGATCCGTTCCCGCCGCCGTCGAGCCTCGTGCCCGGTCTGCTGCCCGGCTTCGACCGCTTCTTCGAGCACGCGCTGGCGAAGGACCCGGCGCAGCGGTTCCAGTCCGCGGCCGATTTCGTGGCGGCGTTCGCGGCGGTGATCGAGGCCAGCGGGGGCCCCGCCAAGATCCTCATCGCCGACGACGAGCCAGACGTGGCGCTCATGATGAAGCTGCTCTTCCGGCAGAAGATCCGCGACCGGGTCTACGAGTTCATCTTCGCTGACAACGGTGAGAACGCCCTCGACGAGCTCCGGCGCCACCCCGACATCGACGTCGTCGTCACCGATATCAACATGCCCGTGATGGATGGGCTCACGTTCCTCGGGCGCGTCCCCGAGGTGAGCCCCTTTGCGAGGACGGTGATGATGTCCGCCTACGGCGACATGGGGAACATCCGGAGCGCGATGAACCAGGGCGCGTTCGATTTCCTGCTCAAGCCGATCCAGCGGGGCGATCTCGAGGCGACCATCGACAAGACGATCAAGCACGTCGCGGAGCTGCGGAGGAACGCTCGCTCGGACGAGGAGAACAAGATCCTCCGTCAGTTCACGAGCGCGGCGTTGATCGAGCGGATCCGGGAGATGGGCCCCGCGATCGCGCTCGCGAGCGAGGCGGTCATGGCCACGGTGGCGTTCATCGACATCTTCCAGTTCACGCCCGTCACCCGGGAGAGGCTGCCCGGCGAGGCCATGCGGTTGCTCAGGGCGAACTTCGAGGTGATCGTCCCGGAGCTCGTCGCCAAGGGGGGGGTCGTGGACAAGTTCCTCGGCGACGCGGTGATGACGGTGTTCCAGGGGCCGGATCACCTGTCTCGGGCGCTCAGCGCGTGCGTGGCCGTCCGCGCGCAGATGGCGGCGGTGGCGCGCCGTGCCGGCGAGGGCTCGCCGTACACGCAGGGGATCTGCATCGGGCTCTCCACGGGGCAGGTCCTCTCCGGCAGCGTCGGATCCCAGGCGTACGGCCGGCTCGACTACACGGTGCTCGGCGAGGTGGTCAACGCCGCAGCGCACCTCGCCAGGGCGTCGCGGCCAGGGGAGATCCTCGTTGAAGCGACGGTCCGCGAGGCCGCGCAGCAGCTCTTCGATTTCGAAGACGTCGGCGCGAGGAGCCTGCTGCCGGGAGCCCCTCCCGTGAGCGTCTTCAACCTGGTGAAGCGCGCTCCGGCCGATTTCGTCGCAGGTTGCGAGCCGACCATCGGCGTCCACTCGACGACCACCATGCGATGA
- a CDS encoding tetratricopeptide repeat protein, translated as MTRRSPLPWRSLLPGAAALLAFSLAAGSLRAAPTVWSRALDPAADEREELISQADALLARYDQLRRSPLLERVEEIGPLWLREARALYERAGAATSRTPSVRLRYADILEHLGDVQGAVATLEGLLRLHPPAPFRADAWHALAVCYARLGRYTDEIEAYDEALVLEPHAASRALLLANQAEAYMALGDITSAVEGYRASLSTLGSLDMVRYGVTTLWGLAVALDRSGDLEGGIESIRLARTYDRADQQINGAGWFYVPSYDEAWYAAIGHWAAARSAELGAARAEAYLQAVTAWESYIARAPGNDHWLPLAKARRAQCEREWEQTLKRLRKLAAPQRR; from the coding sequence GTGACGCGGCGCTCGCCCCTGCCCTGGCGCTCGCTCCTGCCGGGCGCCGCGGCGCTCCTTGCGTTCTCGCTCGCGGCGGGATCCCTCCGCGCAGCGCCGACCGTCTGGTCCCGCGCGCTCGATCCGGCGGCCGACGAGCGCGAGGAGCTCATCTCCCAGGCGGACGCGCTCCTCGCGCGGTACGACCAGCTCCGGCGCTCGCCGCTCCTGGAGCGGGTCGAGGAGATCGGACCGCTCTGGCTGCGCGAGGCGCGCGCCCTGTACGAGCGCGCCGGCGCGGCGACCTCGCGCACCCCTTCGGTGCGGCTGCGCTACGCCGACATCCTGGAGCACCTCGGCGACGTGCAGGGCGCCGTCGCGACGCTCGAGGGGCTCCTGCGGCTCCATCCTCCGGCGCCTTTCCGGGCCGACGCGTGGCACGCGCTGGCGGTCTGCTACGCGCGGCTCGGCAGGTACACGGACGAGATCGAGGCGTACGACGAGGCGCTGGTGCTCGAGCCGCACGCGGCCTCGCGCGCGCTGCTGCTCGCCAACCAGGCCGAGGCTTACATGGCGCTCGGCGACATCACGTCGGCGGTCGAGGGGTACCGCGCCTCGCTCTCGACCCTCGGGTCGCTCGACATGGTCCGTTACGGCGTGACCACGCTCTGGGGGCTCGCGGTGGCGCTCGACAGGTCCGGCGACCTGGAGGGAGGCATCGAGAGCATCCGGCTCGCGAGGACCTACGATCGGGCCGACCAGCAGATCAACGGCGCTGGCTGGTTCTATGTGCCTTCCTACGACGAGGCCTGGTACGCGGCGATCGGCCACTGGGCCGCGGCGCGGAGCGCCGAGCTCGGCGCTGCGCGCGCGGAGGCCTACCTGCAGGCCGTGACCGCGTGGGAGTCCTACATCGCCCGCGCTCCCGGGAACGATCACTGGCTGCCGCTGGCGAAGGCGCGGCGAGCGCAGTGCGAGAGGGAATGGGAACAGACGTTGAAGCGCCTGCGCAAGCTCGCGGCGCCGCAGCGGCGCTGA
- a CDS encoding ATP-binding protein: MHALVGAELARLAGEIGEAIELYERAITSARAHGFLQDEALASELYGRFWLRRGKERLGRDYLADARYGFELWGARRKVALLDAELNPPQPLAEAPLDRTTLTTTSTRQQTSRVLDLGSVLKASQAIASELVLERLLTKLMTIVIENAGAERGVLLLAQGEELIPSVEARVDPADPRAAPAVTELDLVSSVEGGQFAESIAVYVERTRESVVLADAAHEGDFTQSPYITRNQTRSVLCMPLLNHGKLIGVLYLENNLATGAFTQERLEVLRLLSAQVAVSIENAVLYGQLEQRVGERTAELQKKNADLEEALHHLKATQFQLVQSEKMASLGQLTAGIAHEIKNPLNFINNFAEANVDITAEILDGLASNRDLKVAEIEDLVVSLKQSAEKIAENGRRTDGIVRGMMQHASGGTGERQRVGLNGLLDQYVSLAYHGMRAQKLDLNVIIERDYDEAVGAIELVPQEIGRVFVNLLTNAFHALREKQRSAAGPYVPTLMVSTRRLGREVEIRVRDNGVGVPEALRAKIFHPFFTTKPTGQGTGLGLSLSYDIVQAHRGTLRVDGREGEGATFIVALPG, from the coding sequence ATGCACGCGCTTGTCGGGGCCGAGCTCGCGCGGCTCGCGGGCGAGATCGGGGAGGCCATCGAGCTGTACGAGCGCGCCATCACCTCGGCGAGGGCCCACGGGTTCCTCCAGGACGAGGCGCTCGCGAGCGAGCTCTACGGCAGGTTCTGGCTCCGGCGCGGAAAGGAGCGGCTCGGCAGGGATTACCTTGCCGACGCCCGCTATGGCTTCGAGCTCTGGGGCGCGCGGCGCAAGGTGGCGCTGCTCGACGCGGAGCTCAACCCGCCGCAGCCGCTGGCCGAGGCGCCCCTCGACCGGACGACGCTCACCACCACGAGCACCCGGCAGCAGACGTCGCGGGTGCTCGATCTGGGCAGCGTGCTCAAGGCGTCGCAGGCGATCGCCAGCGAGCTCGTGCTGGAGCGGCTGCTCACCAAGCTGATGACCATCGTCATCGAGAACGCGGGGGCCGAGCGCGGCGTCCTGCTGCTCGCGCAGGGCGAGGAGCTCATCCCCAGCGTGGAGGCGCGCGTGGATCCGGCCGACCCGCGGGCCGCCCCCGCGGTCACGGAGCTGGACCTCGTGTCGTCCGTCGAGGGGGGGCAGTTCGCGGAGAGCATCGCCGTGTATGTGGAGCGGACCCGCGAGAGCGTGGTGCTCGCCGACGCGGCGCACGAGGGCGATTTCACCCAGAGCCCCTACATCACGCGGAACCAGACGCGGTCGGTCCTGTGCATGCCGCTCCTCAACCACGGCAAGCTCATCGGCGTGCTCTATCTCGAAAACAACCTGGCCACGGGCGCGTTCACGCAGGAGCGGCTGGAGGTCTTGCGGCTGCTCTCGGCCCAGGTGGCCGTGTCCATCGAGAACGCGGTGCTCTACGGGCAGCTCGAGCAGCGGGTCGGCGAGCGGACGGCGGAGCTGCAGAAGAAGAACGCCGACCTCGAGGAGGCGCTGCATCACCTCAAGGCGACGCAGTTCCAGCTCGTGCAATCGGAGAAGATGGCCTCGCTCGGGCAGCTCACCGCGGGCATCGCGCACGAGATCAAGAACCCGCTCAACTTCATCAACAACTTCGCCGAGGCGAACGTCGATATCACCGCCGAGATCCTGGACGGGCTCGCGTCGAACCGGGATCTCAAGGTCGCCGAGATCGAGGATCTGGTGGTGAGCCTGAAGCAGAGCGCCGAGAAGATCGCCGAGAACGGGCGGCGCACCGACGGGATCGTGCGGGGGATGATGCAGCACGCGAGCGGCGGCACGGGGGAGCGCCAGCGCGTCGGGCTGAACGGGCTGCTCGATCAATACGTGAGCCTCGCCTACCACGGGATGCGCGCGCAGAAGCTCGATCTGAACGTGATCATCGAGCGCGATTACGACGAGGCGGTGGGCGCGATCGAGCTGGTGCCGCAGGAGATCGGGCGGGTGTTCGTGAACCTCCTGACGAACGCCTTCCACGCGCTGCGAGAGAAGCAGCGCTCGGCGGCCGGGCCGTACGTGCCGACGCTGATGGTGAGCACGCGGCGGCTCGGGCGCGAGGTCGAGATCCGGGTGCGCGACAACGGGGTCGGCGTCCCCGAGGCGCTGCGGGCCAAGATCTTCCACCCGTTCTTCACGACGAAGCCCACGGGCCAGGGCACGGGCCTCGGGTTGTCGCTGAGCTACGACATCGTCCAGGCCCACCGGGGCACGCTCAGGGTCGATGGCCGGGAGGGCGAGGGCGCGACGTTCATCGTCGCATTGCCTGGCTGA
- a CDS encoding tetratricopeptide repeat protein: protein MHLGPLLLTALLVLPLAAHAGQAGDLVAAAAAAGRPPECSARSGRAIARGPTVWERARAPELPRYCDLLARGQAQLGGDAEAARESARLADQLLPGHAAPQVLLARAALALGSPEDAARAFERARSVDPRSVEDPQTMHDLARSLARTGKRGEAIAIYRALVPRIDLLGTADQRALVLLEAAHLSMATAGAASVADASARPPAGAHGEAAARGALDEAIAYLREARLRAQTQLARDVTLSLALALDRGGDKAQADAALEGEAATLEAPRGRAAEDRSAGAAARERAADDLASAAARLRTVEYLAVPEDRLALEALALERTMTAAAIARWEAYLSGAGGQGPWAPAARARLDALRRGGGGGHRPARAATRAAARGPQERSAAPPPRPNPGGAR, encoded by the coding sequence GTGCACCTCGGCCCGCTGCTGCTCACGGCCCTGCTCGTCCTCCCGCTCGCCGCGCACGCCGGACAGGCCGGCGATCTGGTCGCCGCCGCGGCGGCGGCGGGGCGTCCGCCCGAGTGCTCGGCGCGGTCCGGCCGGGCCATCGCCCGGGGGCCCACCGTCTGGGAGCGCGCGCGGGCGCCCGAGCTCCCGCGCTACTGCGACCTGCTCGCGCGCGGCCAGGCGCAGCTCGGCGGCGACGCCGAGGCGGCGCGCGAGTCGGCGCGCCTCGCCGACCAGCTCCTCCCGGGGCACGCCGCGCCCCAGGTCCTGCTCGCCCGCGCCGCCCTCGCGCTCGGCTCGCCCGAGGACGCCGCGCGGGCCTTCGAGCGGGCGCGGAGCGTCGATCCCCGCAGCGTCGAGGATCCGCAGACGATGCACGACCTCGCGCGCTCGCTCGCCCGCACCGGCAAGCGCGGCGAGGCGATCGCGATCTACCGCGCGCTCGTCCCGCGGATCGATCTGCTCGGGACCGCGGACCAGCGCGCGCTCGTGCTGCTCGAGGCGGCGCACCTGTCGATGGCCACGGCGGGCGCGGCGTCCGTCGCCGACGCGAGCGCGAGGCCGCCTGCGGGCGCGCACGGAGAGGCGGCCGCCCGCGGGGCCCTCGACGAGGCGATCGCCTACCTGCGCGAGGCGCGCCTGCGCGCGCAGACGCAGCTCGCCCGCGACGTCACGCTGTCGCTCGCGCTCGCGCTGGACCGCGGCGGCGACAAGGCCCAGGCGGACGCCGCGCTCGAAGGCGAGGCGGCCACGCTGGAGGCCCCGCGCGGGCGCGCGGCAGAAGATCGGAGCGCCGGAGCGGCCGCGCGCGAGCGGGCCGCGGACGACCTCGCCAGCGCGGCGGCGCGCCTGCGCACCGTCGAGTACCTCGCGGTCCCGGAGGACAGGCTCGCCCTCGAGGCGCTCGCGCTGGAGCGGACCATGACGGCGGCCGCGATCGCGCGCTGGGAGGCGTACCTGTCGGGCGCCGGCGGCCAGGGGCCGTGGGCCCCGGCGGCGCGCGCGCGCCTCGACGCGCTCCGGCGAGGTGGCGGCGGGGGCCACCGGCCCGCGCGCGCGGCGACGCGCGCGGCCGCGCGCGGCCCGCAGGAGCGGAGCGCGGCGCCGCCGCCGCGGCCGAACCCAGGAGGAGCGCGGTGA